A genome region from Candidatus Amarolinea dominans includes the following:
- a CDS encoding heme-binding protein yields MTTPVFMAAATNATMAFVMPAKFKPGETPKPSDDAVTVRRTGGAVRGAALQRRTQRQNEAKRWRG; encoded by the coding sequence ATGACCACGCCGGTGTTCATGGCGGCAGCAACAAACGCGACGATGGCGTTCGTGATGCCGGCGAAGTTCAAGCCGGGCGAGACGCCCAAGCCATCAGATGATGCGGTAACGGTGCGGCGAACCGGCGGGGCGGTTCGCGGTGCTGCGCTACAGCGGCGGACGCAACGCCAGAACGAGGCAAAGCGTTGGCGCGGTTAA